In Daphnia magna isolate NIES linkage group LG5, ASM2063170v1.1, whole genome shotgun sequence, the sequence TCTATAGCATAGCATCGTAGAAGCTGACTATTGTAAAACTATTTGGTGCTGCACCAGTAAAGCTCTAAATGACTGAACATTTTTACAAGACGAATGACTTTTTTATTAGGTGGTTAACTAGAAAGAACATTTGCTATAGgatggaaaatttttctttttttagcaTTTTTCTAATGCTAATGTTAATAATTCGTTCATATTGGCAACGACTGGCCGAGCATCGTCCAATAATCCAGCTGACACCATGGCGTTGGCAAAGAGCTGCTTCGCCAGCAAAGTAGCCAAACCAGGGTTCTCATCTTTCAGCTTATGCATTTTTGTGATAATTGGATGCCTAGGTCAAATTAAGTCAACACGATCACCAAATTATGTTGTTTACCAAAAAACtgatggaaatgaaaaaatgatcaTACTTTGGATTGATTTCCAGTTGAGGTTGAAGTAATTTATAGCGTTGCTCTTCAGGTACCGATTGTGATTGGGTACGGACGAAATGTCTTGCTGCTCCCATTTCTTCAACAGTCACGACGCAAGGATGTGATTCTAATTTTCGTGTTACTTTTACCTTTGAGGCTCGACCGGACAACGTAGCCGACAACCAGGTAATTAGATCCTCAGTCGCTTTGCTATCCAAGCCGGCGGTACCTACAGAGGAACGACTAATAAGAGCTGTTACGCAAAAGTGATTTCACTTATTCTTACCAGTTTCGGAATCAGTTGATTGATCTGCAGAAGAGTCTTGTCGCATCTCTTTTTCGACGGATGTCAAATGTTTGCGATCAAACTCGCGCAACTGGAGGAGGACAAGTTCATCATATGGCTCAAAGCAGAACAGAACTTCTACGTCTCGCTTCTTCAGAGCTGTAAATAATTTAGAATAAATGAgcatttcatgaaaaaaaaaaaaaaaaaaaagaaatagataCCCTCAAAGTAGGCTGATGACTCGGCTAACTCGCGACTAGGGGCagctaaataataaatatCCCTTTGACCTGGTCTCATTCGGTTGCAATATTCGGCAATGCTGACCTTTTCACCCGGAGGTAGTAGGGATGATTCGTATCTCAACAGTTTGGAAATCTCTTCCTGGGAATACAATGTAATCTTCAACCGCCGCATTTGTTTCATATTTTACTCGTGTCACTTACTTTTTCTAATTGTTCATTAGAAGACAAAATTCCTTCTTTAAGGAATATGCCATAATCACGGTAAAAACGTTCGTATTCCTCCTTGGCCTTTTGTGACTTGTCATGGAGGAAGCGAAGAATTCTGTTGGTCAACACTGTCCGCAGTTTACTGTAAAATGAGTATAACTTATTACGTCAGTCGGACTGTGATAAAACAAATAGTCGCTCACCGAATGAGGGCACCTTCTTGCAGCAACTCACGACTAAGATTAAGCGGAATGTCTTCCGAATCGACTACGCCTTTGCAGAATCGAAGCCATTTGGGAAGAAGATCCACAGCTTTGTTTTTTATCAAAATACGCCGACAGTAGAGCGCCAATCCAGCGTCCGATTCCCGACTCATTTCAAATAAACCAGGTTTGCCTTCAGGGAAGTATATTAAAGCACGAACATTGAGTGGAACATCAGTTTTGTAGTGAAGGACGAAACGTGGGCGATCATACGAGTCGGAAATGAAACGGTAGAATTCGTCATGCTGAACAGCCGTCACTTCTTTGGGATCCATCAACCACAACGGCTAAGACCAAAGAGAGGTGAAAATACAATTATAACAGTTGGTAAACAATGTGGATCAATACCTGAACTGTATTAACCACGGTTCCATTGACAGAAACCGGGCTGCCTACGAAATTGCTATATCGTTGGATAATGTCTGTATACCAAAACACAAAAGACTTACATTTATTTCAATGAATTATATTAATGATTGTGAACACTCATTCACCTTTGATAGTGTCTTCCTGAGAAAAATTGGTGCAATCACTCTTAAGATGAATAATGATTTTAGTTCCAAGTTCAGCCGTTTCGTCTTCAGACAATTCGTAGGTTCCCGTCCTGCAAACAATCAAGAAATAGGGAAGGCTACAAATTTTGTGTAATATGAAAGACAAACCCATCAGAGCTCCAGTGCAATCCAACGCTACCGGGCAAGGAAGATTTGGTAAAGACATCAACCTTATCTGCCACCATGAATGCTGAATAAAAGCCGACACCAAACTGACCGATAATATTCGATACAGAGTCCGGTGCTCCTCCTTTGCTTTTCAGTTGCTCTATGTATGCCTGTGGCAAGGGTTTTATATGCTGACCCCTTTGctttaaaagatttttaatggCTGATAACTTACTTTTGAACCTGATCTAGCAATTGTTCCCAAGTTGTTGATAATTTCTTCCTTGTTCATTCCTATGCCACCATCCTGAAAGTGATTTAATATTAAACACTGTGTAGCAATGAAGCAGATGGTTTTCTCAATACCTCAATGGTTAATGTTTTGGCCTCTTTATCAgcattaattttaatttctaaTGGTCTCTGGCTGTTTTCCAAATTTGTTCCGGTAAGAGATAGGTATCGAAACTTTTCTAATGCATCAGAGGCATTGGAAATCAGTTCCCGAACAAAAACCTATCAAGCAAAAGGAGAATAAACGAAGGCTAACATAACGTCAATGTGAAATGGTAAACCTCTTTTTCAGAATACAAGGATTTTGCCACAATATCAAGAAGCATTCTGGTTTCTGCCTGGAATTCTCGTCTTTCTGGTGCGGCTGACGAACATTCAAAATAGACAATTAAGGTAGTTATTTGCAGATGAACGAAAACATTAGATAAAGATTACTTTTCGCACTGCTTTGCTGTTCATTCCTTACTAGCGATGTTGTACACACAAAACGATTCAAATAATGATCCGTGTTTAATGCCGGATTTTTTAAGAGTAACGTGGAAGTTGAAGATTGCGGAATTCGTCGGAAATTATCCGACCGGCGTAGAAGTAAAGTAACTGCACGTGACAATCGCATGGAGGCCGCCATGTTTTCCAATCTTTAATGTTCTAAATTAACAACATTAGATTTGAGGGTGCCTACTATACAGAATCTTTTGCGTCAAGGCTGTTGAAATATTCAAATTAGGATTCGAGACTTTCGACCCCAATCAAATTAATGACTTTATTTATCTTTGGATAATTTTCAATGTAAGCAAAACGTGTGTATTTCATGAATAATATCCCTCAAattcaagaaacaaaaatgaatcaTCCTGAATGTGTTGGTTATTAGAAGTGCTGTCTCTACTCTCTAGAGCAAGAGAACTTGACGGGACTTTGGTTTGTTGTAATGATAAGTTAcatctttaaagaaaaatagcaaaaacaaaaacaaaaaaaaagcttgcATGATGGAACGTGAGACGTGACGGCGATCATGTTAAGTGACCGCCAAGTGCGCTCGGcaacaacgaaaataaaagattttaaaaattttcgtTATAAGTTTTGAATTTCACTCTGCCAATAACTAATAAGGACTTGGTAATAAGACGACCTTCTATACACACAGCTGAGCAGTAGAAGAAGCGGCAACGAAAAGACTAAGAAAGAGAGACGAATGATAACgaagagagggaaaaaaaagagagtggTTTTGTCCAGACACAGGAGGGGCCAACAGAAATTATTGTCCTTTATGGTTGAAGGTTGTACGTTATTCGATTCCTGGACGACGTTACTCTCTGCAAGTgtacatatacacacacatacacatgCCCGTGgcctttttatttcaaggaTTTCCCCACCCTTCTTTTCTTATGCACGCatacaaaaattgaaaaatgaaaacaaaaaccccaTTTTCTAGGAAAAAAGTCTCGCTTTTATCTACACAGCGCAGCTACTAGAATTCCAGAACGTCATGCTCGGACAATTCTGTTGCTGGTTTTTGCCAACTTATTACACCGCAGGTCCGTCACACGAGTTGATTTGGTATGACATCAACAGAACGTCTATCAATAGAATAATAATCTCACAGTTACACACAaacaattttcaaataaatgaacaagaagaaattgaggGCAATTGTCGAAAGATGGCAGTGCCACCTGGTAGTATCCCAATATAGCATGGAGCTAAAATAGAactaactaaaaataaaactcgCTACTCGCTCCGCAATTGGTCATTTAACATGTATATTGCATAATTCAGAACaacattattttgttttggcGCGAgagtataaaaaaatatacacaCAGCTCGTTCGatcatcgaaaaaaaaagaggggggaattATGTAAATCGGATTCGGGAGAGTGGATTCGAAAAGGAGGTGGAAATTCCGGTAAGAATGTCGGTGGAGGAGGAAGGCGTTGTTGTGAAAAGTTGTCGGTGTTGTAAGGTGAAgtcggaagaaaaaaaaggaggaggtaTACTGGCACTGTTTTGATCATTTTCTGTAGTGATTTTCGACTTGAGAATTTGTGTGCGCGACAAACCGAATTGTTTCAAGAAAATCTGGGGGAATAGGAAAGAATTGAAGATTTGGTTTCATATTTTCGGGAGCGCAGGAGTAAGAAGGGACATGAGGAAATTGAGAAGAACATCGTCAATTCCCAGCAAAAACCCCACAAAGTCGTACTTTcgcttgaaaagaaaaaacttattttttaaaaaagataaacAACAACGCACAGTTTGATTTGATTGGTTTCAGAAGGGGGGCCGTTCTAGGGGAAATATATAAATCAAGAGCGAggggaaaatgaagaaaaacacggTAGTAGTATCAAATTCAATTCAAAACGAGGAcaagaggagagagagagagaaagacaaaATTATAATATGTGTATCGTCAGTCGTCTTGTAGTCGACTTTTAGAGCCAATTTGAGAATGGAGGAggaaaaaatttcgaattatTTGAGTTGAGAAGAATTGTTTATAATtcctcttctctctctccgtCCACCCCCCCCAAAATACAATATAGTGTGTATATCAtcatcgtgaaaaaaaaaaaaaaaagaagaaacggtATTCTTTTGGCTCTCTTTTGAGGAAAACCGAAATAAAGGAACTTGCCATACATTTTGTCTTTATGGATATGAGATGAGAGCGGATCAACACGAGAGAGTATAAAGTCAAcgaggagagaaagagaggctAATATGCTACGTGTCACCGAGCTTttcaagacacacacacacacacacgcgcagtcacacagacacacacactttCGTCGTATAAATTGtgttttttcatttggttgtagtcttttttgtttttgttttgggtgGTGCAGGTGTTCGCGCGCGCAACACCACCATGTAAATTGTCAATaggaagaagtaaaaatcatggACGGGCAGGTGgtcgcgcacacacacacacacacacaacggaAGAAATAACAACCCTTTTATAACGTGTCCAATAAGCTGAAACCCACTCCATTGTCAAAGGAATTGAGCAGCTCCTGAGCATCTGTGCCAAACTGACCGCCATTATCGCCGGAAATATTATCCAAAAATTCCAAACTGAAGTCACTGTTGTTACTTGAACTGACACCACCACCGACACCACTATTGTTGGCGGCTTGTTGAGAGTTGTTaaattgctgctgctgttgaggTTGTTGCGGTTGTTGAGGTGTCTGCTGCTGCATAGTTGCCTGCTGGCCCATACCGCCGGCCTGGGACTGTTGATTAAACTGTTGCTGCTGGGCTGCTGCAAACTGTTGTTGAGATTGACTGGCAAATTGTTGTTGCTGGCCCGCATTGTTAAaatgctgttgttgctgctgagcaaattgctgttgttgttgattgggATTgaactgctgctgctgcgcaAATTGCTGTGCTTGGCTAaactgctgttgttgttgagataCTCGCATGTGTTGTTGCATGCCTCCCTGTTGCTGCATTTGCATACTTGTCATTTGCATCTTCTGCTGCATCATCGCGTTGCCCATATTTTGCGAATGGAGcatttgctgctgctgctgttgttgcataGTCAAAGTCACCTGTACAACAACTCGTGATGagtaaaacaaattgaaacGGACACTATTTCAATGAACAAACCTGCTGCTGTTGTATGTTTTGTCCCTGATTTCCAGCATGCATGTACGACGTCTGCTGTTGCATGTACGTTTGCTGCTGCATTCGAATGTTGTTGGGGTTGTTGGCGGCagcttgctgttgttgctgctgctgaaaaCGAGCCATTTGCTGAGCTTGTTGAGGCTGTTGaacttgctgttgttgttgaacctgctgctgctgttggacttgctgttgctgctgttgttgttgttgcatagCCGCCATTTGCTGTTGCCTCCAGGCATTCATCCCGTCAGGACCGACCGTCACGTTTGGCGGCCGTTGAGCTCTCACCATTGGGTTTCCACCCCCACTATTGTTGTTGTACTGCGGCCGATTCATCATCATGTTGTTACCACCACCGCCACCGTAGCCTCCCATGTTGTTCATACCTAGACAACCGGAATAACAAGATTTTTAGAAAACGGCATTTCAATGACGTCATCTTGAGATATAAATCTTTACCCATCATGCCCTGaggttgttgctgttgttgaacCTGTTGTTGAGGATAGTTCATCATGGGCCGTTGCTGCTGTTGcatctgctgctgctggagcATTGGGGACGTGTTTCCATTGGGAGACGGTCGTCCAACCGCTACCGCTTGAGCGGCCACCATTGGTCGGATACCTGGCCGGATGGCCGGTGGATATCCTCCCCCTACCACTccttgctgttgctgttgattACCAGCAGTCATCATACCCATGTGCTGTTGGCCCATCATCACATtaggttgctgttgttgctgttgttggttgggtacaacagcagcagccacAACTCCACCGGGTGTCGAAATTCCACCGGCCATCATTGGCGTTTTGTAATCGGGTGGAGGTGGACGCGTCATTccctgttgctgttgttgatgttgctgctgttgttgcatcATCTGCATTCGCATCATCTGTGGGTTTTTAATTTATGAAAGACGTTGATTACTTGGCTTGTTTTGAGGGGCAGTGTTGCAATTTacctgttgctgttgttgggcttgctgttgttgcatagcttgttgctgttgttgcgcCGCTTGTTGCTGGACGCTCAGAGAGGCTGGCATTCTCGTATTGGCTCTCAAATGTTGTTGTGTAAAATTGATTGTTTGCGTTTGACTGGCCGAGTAAGTGTAGGAGTTCTCCATTCCTGGTTGTTGCTgcgcttgttgttgttgcacaACTTGCGCTTGAGGTTGTTGCTGCGCTCCAGACGGCTGTTGAACGGTCGCAGACGCCgtttgattttgataaaacatcgattgctgctgctgctgctgctgctgtacCATATGCTGCTGTTGCCTCATTTGCATGTTGGCCATACCGGCGTTGACTTTGACATCCGCCGACATTTGCATGTGATGAGACGCAGCCATCTGCAgcaaacgaataaaaaataaataaaataaaatgtcggttagtttttttttgtttttgtttttttcgaaaatgaaCAACTTTACAAACTGGCCACTAGATGGCATATAAGCTCATTTAGAATTAACTAAATAACAAGGCATATTTGTATGTTGTACGTGAGTTCTTAGAAAAACACAGTATAgcatacatatatatatatatatctatttCCAAGGGAGGGGTATGGAGCGAGAAAGAGCCCTCAAGGGGAAAAATGTCCAATGACCGAAAAGAGGCCACTCAACCTGTGTTTTCCATGgccctctttctctctctctttctctctcatttctttcattctttaCTTCTTCTACCGTTTCGTATATGCTCTCCCTCGTTCCCCTTTTGTGGGCGATAACAACATTCAAGAATTGAAACTGAgcttttctctctctcgtcacacacaaaatgaatggaaacaacaacacaacTTTGAGGTCGTGTGTACATATGTACGCACACTAAGTAAtgcgcactttttttttccccctgaaaaaattaaagaagaaaaggaggcCACCATCTAGTAACAACTTTTTTCTCTCCCAAAAACAGACTCGCTAAAAACAAGTCAGACACATTCTTCAATTCTTAGTTGTTGTGTCGCGTTTCCTTCTTTCGTGTCCCCAACTTCCGCTCGAGTGATTATGCGGATGAATGTggaatgttaaaaaaaaaaaaaaagggaagagacagaaagaaagaaggaatgaaagaattaaaaaagagGGGCGACACATCCGGCGACGTTTTGTGTGCTGCCTCCGTATGTTAGTTGGTAAAGTTAGACGCTGCgggccatttttattttatttttttttttaaacttgggtCTCTGTGTCTGCTCCGGCCGAGTGAGTGAGCGCGCGCGCTTTGCTCTCTACCGCTGACCTTGAGGGTTATAATATCCCATGCCACGAATACCTCCTACTCCCTGGGTCTCTTGCTACTTACTACACCggacctctctctctctctctattgtCATGAAGAATTGAGGGCATATCTCCCCACATACAccccagaaaagaaaaaaatattacctGGATTTGTTGTCCGTTGTTGTTGCCACCGCTGCTCATGTGCATCTGTTGCTGTTGAGTTTGGCTAAATTGGACGCTAGCCGAAGCAGCAGCCGACGGTGGAGGTGTCCGACCACTAGTGCTACTCGTATTACTACTTGTAGTTGTACTCGTCGGTGTAGGTGCTTTGCGAGCGTTaaattgctgctgctgctgttgttgttgttgctgcattTGCTGAGGGGTAGGTGGTCCCATGGGACTTGTTTGGCTCATTGGAACAGGTGATGATTTGGCACCGGGGACTTGATGCTGTTGTTGGCTACCAGGGATACCTTGCTGATGCTGCTGTACTGGCCGTCCAGGTCCAGGGCTGTTTCCTCCCAGCGGTGAATTGGCAAAGTAGGGCATTTCCTTCTTAATCATCGGACTATTGGGACCATAACCACCTTGACCGGTGTAGGGTGCTCGATTCATAAACTGATTAgcttgttgctgttgctgctgttgctgagtTGGACCTTGTGCGGATGCATTGTTGTACTGCTGTTGCTGAGGCTGCTGTTGATGCTGTTGCTCTTGAAAGTTGCCCCGCATCCGCATGTTATTAACGACAGGCGGATGATGAGGAGGAACTAAAGGTGCGCCTTGATTGGCCATTGTTGGAGGAGCCGAAAGACCCGTCGAGGCTTGATTCATCGATGCCGGAGTCATGCCCATTTGGGCTTTGTGTTGATGCTGTTCCGCCATTTGCTTCAACGTCAATGCAGCCGGACTCAATTCCGGACCTCCGGAATTGACACCAAACGGCTGCGGCATTTGCCTATTATTCATACCGCTGGCGGCGCCATTATTGTTGTCGACCGTCctttgctgctgttgatgttgttgagCGATGGGCGGGGTGTTGTTACTTTTCGTCGAATCAACAAACGATCCAGCTGGCGCACCAATGGTGTTGTTATTAAACGCTCCGGTTGTCGACGATAGCGTGGCCGTACTGCAACTGGATGTTGTTATACTCGTCGTACTCAAGATGGATGACGACGTGTTGTTGCAACTACTTGAACTATTACTCGACTGGGCGTTCATGCTCATCGATTTGCCAATATCCAGCATGGCTGCCTGAATTTCTCGGTCGGCTGCTTCAACCTCTTCCTGTTTGAGTCGTGAGACGATCGAGTCGACCGTCCGAGATCCATCGCTTATCAAAGGTGCGCCAAACGGATCGGACAACAGCCCTCCTACACCTACACCGCTCTTGATATTCGTGTCTGTCGTGTCGAAATCGAAATCCTCCATGAATTCAGGAGGCAGGTCGTGTATCTCAGAGATCAGATCTTTGAACGTGTCCGCATTGATGATGCCATCCGATGTGTCTTCCGAAATGAAGCGTTCCAAATTCGCTAAATCAGCAGCCGTTTCGTCCGAATCACCGTTCAATTCGGCCATAAAATCGGGCGTGTCGCaacgtttctcctttttcattTCGGGTGGCCCATCTTGTCCGTTGGATGGCGACACctgagtctttttttttttttatttgaaaaaaatggttttaaattaaattaaatttcaaaacgaTGAGCATATCATGGCGCAACGATAATGACCGGATGAGAATCATTGATAATCATCGTAATTTAAAACTCACCTCGCTCTTGACGGATGTGTTGGTGAGCGTCTTGACAGAGACGCTGGTAGCGCCACTGGCACTAGCGGTGAACTCGAGTTGCTGGACGATTTCGACCGAGAATTTCGCAGGGCCTCCACCAGAGGCCGTCGCTGATGAGCTGGCCGTCGTCGTTGTCGTGCACTGGATCTTGGCGGCCGGTGGGCCGTCACCGGACGACGACGAGgagtgattttgattttgttgctGCTGGGATGATCCGTTCATCCCGCTGGACTCACTCCCTCCTCCATCGCCGCTCTCGTCCAGCGGACGCTTCCCGTACTTATTCTATTCGTGATAAACATAATCGtcatatttctttttattgattgattgatttccCTCCAAATATGTTTGAAATGTGTTGCAAAGGCAgaggggaagaagaaaaaagggaggaagAGAAAATGGTTGCCGGGTCGATAATCGAATGTCGGTGtaggaagaaggaaaaaaaaaaaaaaaaagagagtcaaagcccccccccctcccctcacTTCACTCTTCTTTTTTGGCGGAGTAGGAGGCGGACAGTCAAGGAGAGTTAGGAAGGGTGGTAAAGGAGAGACTACTAGTCCTCTTTTATCCACAGCCAAAAAGGGGATCAATAGTTCGCGGCGGAGTTAGAGAGAAGGAGGTGGCCCAAGTCCTtaacacacgcacacacacacaccacccCCATCTCCGGGATATCTCACAGTAGTGTATGTGGAGATTCCGGCCCTCCCTATTGGCTACCTGGACCACCCCGTGACCGAACTGAGAGCCCCCCCTCCTTTCCCTTACTACCCCCtgcacacgcacacacacagacatacTGGTGTAGTAGTACTCTATCAGTGATGGCTCGCATCAACGCCGCTGATTGGTCCGACACGACGACGAACAAGAAGTTGAAGAGAAATGAGAGAGCGCGACAGTTctcttcttcatttctttcttcttcctctcaTTCTGCCCCGAGGTTCAATACCTTTcctttcttcccccccccctctctctacACGGTCAAAGAACCTTGTGTGTCTGCTCCGAGTGTGTAGGTTCCTCTACTATACTATACGGCCATTCCTCTACACACCTAAcatcctcctcctcctcttcgaTGGCAAAATACAGGACAATGAGGTCACCGACACAAGCACACTAAAGCGCTTGACCCGATCGTCATTGCCATCACGATATCCTTCCCAACTCCTTGAAATTAATCTGCAGGAAAACATTGCAACATTGGTGTTgaaatgtatatatttttctctTATCCAGCAATATGTGTGCTAAGAAAGACACAAATTGcggaacaaaaagaagaaaaaaaaaaaagttcgttTGCGCTGGTTTCGCTACCGGTGATGGTGGTGAACGACCTCTTTTGATCGCATCTGTTTAacggttttctttctttttttcttctgcggTGCAGTTATAATCtttttgcgttattctctCACGCACAAGTCCATCACATTCTTTTAATTgaatcctttttcttcttccaacaaATAGGGGAGGAGGAGTGCGGAAGGGGTAGCAGGAATCAATGATTCAGCCAGTGGGCACACACATATAGAAAGAGACAAAGAGCAACTCCCCCCTCCACCCTTAGCAGCGTCGCAAAGAGTCAAGGGGATCGATGTGGTGtagaatcaaaaaaaaaaaggaaaacaggaggttgtttttttccccttacCGACTGCGTGTTGCCGGCGTGAGTCGGCTCCGTAGCCGGTTTTTGACGTTCGGTGTTGGACGGGCCACCACCGCTACTGATACTAGTAGTACTACTAGTGGAGTTGTTATTATTTCCGCCGCTGCTGCTTTTATTGCTTTTACTATTGCTACTCGTTTTTTTGGCTTTGGGGTCGAGATACTTTTGCTTCAATGCAAACGACTCTTGCATTTGCTGTTCGCACAAAGCTGGTCCGATTCGCTCATAGTGCATAAATCGATCTTGATGATCCTTGGTGTAGACTTCGACTCGCCTCCGCAGTCGATCCACGGCCGCCTGACGTTTCGGAGGCAGCACCTCCGACATTACTCCGCACGCAACCAATAATCTTATTGGCTGCCCGCGCTTAGCTCCACATCCGTTGAGGCTCCTGCTCCGGTCTAGCCGATTGCCTGCTGCTCAATCTTTTGTCAACATCTTTTTTCATGCTGTATCCAAATCAACCTGTAACAGTAAACAGAAATATTCACTTTAATCTTTTGCTGACTATTTTGAATGCATAAGCAAAAACAATATATTTAATGGGTCaatcaaacattttgttttcaagtatACTAAACATTTGATGTACCAAAACAACACACAAGGTCGGGGATAAAACGCTACAAAACAGGACAACCTTGGACTCTTTCAAACACACTTGGATACGGTGGCAGTAGTGTTgtgtacataaaaaaaaaaatacattttttagtCGTAATGTCTCACTCTCTACGTCATATTTCAACAATGAAACGAAAATAATCATCACACCAAACGTGTCGTATATCTCTGCAATGCCCGGCAATAGAAAACAGTGGAGAGAAAACACaatgtaaaagaagaaatttaaaaaaaaaagggccactTGTGTAATGAGACGATGGGTTTCCAAATGATGGCCTTGTCTTGTCTACTGCTTTCCCTACCCCTCCCAATCTCCTCTCTTTCCCCTTCCTTCCCAAATTTTCCTTCTCTATTTCGAAAGGGAGTTTCTCGCGCGCTTGTCAAACAACACCACCTAGCGAGCCAGTTAACAACCACTTGACGCGTCACTAACTGGAAATGCTGTAAGAGAATAGataggaaggaaaaaaaaaataggaggaAGGGGGAGACAAAATATTTTCTCTCTCCCCACACCCCGCGCTTCCCAAAACTAACCCCTGGTAGGTTCCAAATATGCTGAGGCTTTTTACACACACTCCCCTCCCTgtagaaaaggaaagaataaAAGCCTTAACCATTcaaatttctgtgttaaggGGTCTGCTCAatgaacaaaaccaaaaatggaagaaaccagaaaaaaaacaaaaacaaaaacgtttcAATTGCAATAGGCACTCAATCAAAACAGAACGTCGAACTATATAAATTAACACGTTTTGACCCCCCCAATCCGATGCGCCTTCACACAGATACATACACAGTGAAATATTGA encodes:
- the LOC116922586 gene encoding heat shock protein 75 kDa, mitochondrial gives rise to the protein MAASMRLSRAVTLLLRRSDNFRRIPQSSTSTLLLKNPALNTDHYLNRFVCTTSLVRNEQQSSAKTAPERREFQAETRMLLDIVAKSLYSEKEVFVRELISNASDALEKFRYLSLTGTNLENSQRPLEIKINADKEAKTLTIEDGGIGMNKEEIINNLGTIARSGSKAYIEQLKSKGGAPDSVSNIIGQFGVGFYSAFMVADKVDVFTKSSLPGSVGLHWSSDGTGTYELSEDETAELGTKIIIHLKSDCTNFSQEDTIKDIIQRYSNFVGSPVSVNGTVVNTVQPLWLMDPKEVTAVQHDEFYRFISDSYDRPRFVLHYKTDVPLNVRALIYFPEGKPGLFEMSRESDAGLALYCRRILIKNKAVDLLPKWLRFCKGVVDSEDIPLNLSRELLQEGALIRKLRTVLTNRILRFLHDKSQKAKEEYERFYRDYGIFLKEGILSSNEQLEKEEISKLLRYESSLLPPGEKVSIAEYCNRMRPGQRDIYYLAAPSRELAESSAYFEALKKRDVEVLFCFEPYDELVLLQLREFDRKHLTSVEKEMRQDSSADQSTDSETGTAGLDSKATEDLITWLSATLSGRASKVKVTRKLESHPCVVTVEEMGAARHFVRTQSQSVPEEQRYKLLQPQLEINPKHPIITKMHKLKDENPGLATLLAKQLFANAMVSAGLLDDARPVVANMNELLTLALEKC
- the LOC116922588 gene encoding neurogenic protein mastermind gives rise to the protein MSEVLPPKRQAAVDRLRRRVEVYTKDHQDRFMHYERIGPALCEQQMQESFALKQKYLDPKAKKTSSNSKSNKSSSGGNNNNSTSSTTSISSGGGPSNTERQKPATEPTHAGNTQSNKYGKRPLDESGDGGGSESSGMNGSSQQQQNQNHSSSSSGDGPPAAKIQCTTTTTASSSATASGGGPAKFSVEIVQQLEFTASASGATSVSVKTLTNTSVKSETQVSPSNGQDGPPEMKKEKRCDTPDFMAELNGDSDETAADLANLERFISEDTSDGIINADTFKDLISEIHDLPPEFMEDFDFDTTDTNIKSGVGVGGLLSDPFGAPLISDGSRTVDSIVSRLKQEEVEAADREIQAAMLDIGKSMSMNAQSSNSSSSCNNTSSSILSTTSITTSSCSTATLSSTTGAFNNNTIGAPAGSFVDSTKSNNTPPIAQQHQQQQRTVDNNNGAASGMNNRQMPQPFGVNSGGPELSPAALTLKQMAEQHQHKAQMGMTPASMNQASTGLSAPPTMANQGAPLVPPHHPPVVNNMRMRGNFQEQQHQQQPQQQQYNNASAQGPTQQQQQQQQANQFMNRAPYTGQGGYGPNSPMIKKEMPYFANSPLGGNSPGPGRPVQQHQQGIPGSQQQHQVPGAKSSPVPMSQTSPMGPPTPQQMQQQQQQQQQQFNARKAPTPTSTTTSSNTSSTSGRTPPPSAAASASVQFSQTQQQQMHMSSGGNNNGQQIQMAASHHMQMSADVKVNAGMANMQMRQQQHMVQQQQQQQQSMFYQNQTASATVQQPSGAQQQPQAQVVQQQQAQQQPGMENSYTYSASQTQTINFTQQHLRANTRMPASLSVQQQAAQQQQQAMQQQQAQQQQQMMRMQMMQQQQQHQQQQQGMTRPPPPDYKTPMMAGGISTPGGVVAAAVVPNQQQQQQQPNVMMGQQHMGMMTAGNQQQQQGVVGGGYPPAIRPGIRPMVAAQAVAVGRPSPNGNTSPMLQQQQMQQQQRPMMNYPQQQVQQQQQPQGMMGMNNMGGYGGGGGNNMMMNRPQYNNNSGGGNPMVRAQRPPNVTVGPDGMNAWRQQQMAAMQQQQQQQQQVQQQQQVQQQQQVQQPQQAQQMARFQQQQQQQAAANNPNNIRMQQQTYMQQQTSYMHAGNQGQNIQQQQVTLTMQQQQQQQMLHSQNMGNAMMQQKMQMTSMQMQQQGGMQQHMRVSQQQQQFSQAQQFAQQQQFNPNQQQQQFAQQQQQHFNNAGQQQQFASQSQQQFAAAQQQQFNQQSQAGGMGQQATMQQQTPQQPQQPQQQQQFNNSQQAANNSGVGGGVSSSNNSDFSLEFLDNISGDNGGQFGTDAQELLNSFDNGVGFSLLDTL